In Solenopsis invicta isolate M01_SB chromosome 1, UNIL_Sinv_3.0, whole genome shotgun sequence, one genomic interval encodes:
- the LOC105194016 gene encoding 60S ribosomal protein L27a, which yields MSTHKKKTRKLRGHVSHGHGRVGKHRKHPGGRGNAGGLHHHRINFDKYHPGYFGKLGMRNYHLRRNTKWCPTINLDKLWTLVSEQTRLKYKDVEGKAPVIDLVKAGYYKLLGKGRLPKQPVIVKAKFFSKQAEDKIKAVGGACVLCA from the exons ATG TCTACACACAAGAAAAAGACCAGGAAGCTCCGTGGACACGTGAGCCATGGCCACGGTCGCGTGG GTAAACATAGAAAGCATCCAGGTGGTCGTGGTAATGCCGGTGGTTTGCATCATCACCGAATCAATTTTGACAAGTATCATCCCGGTTATTTCGGAaag ctTGGTATGAGGAATTATCATCTACGACGCAACACCAAATGGTGTCCTACTATAAATTTAGACAAATTATGGACTTTGGTGTCTGAACAGACGCGACTGAAGTACAAAGATGTTGAAGGCAAAGCGCCTGTAATCGATCTTGTCAAAGCG GGATATTACAAACTCCTGGGAAAAGGACGCCTTCCGAAACAACCTGTCATTGTAAAAGCAAAATTCTTCAGTAAACAGGCCGAGGATAAAATCAAGGCAGTTGGTGGTGCGTGTGTTTTGTGCGCGTAA
- the LOC105198692 gene encoding WD repeat domain phosphoinositide-interacting protein 4, which yields MAARGIHNLRFNQDQGCFTCCMESGLRIYNVDPLVEKAHFDNDLMGSISIAEMLWRTNVIAVVGGGNRAKFADNTVLIYDDLSKKFVMEVTFTSPIKAVRLRRDKMIVALQREIHVFSFPTPVRRLLTLETRDNPTGLVEIATFATAQRQLLAFPGHKLGSVQLVDLGATEAGSSSAPVTLSAHQGALACLAVNGNGTMIATASVQGTLIRVWDSVRRNLLVELRRGADPATLYCITFSRDSEFLCVSSDKGTVHIFALKNTSLNRRSTFSNMGFLGNYVDSQWALATFTVPPECACVCAFGTHNSVIAVCMDGTYHKYVFTAEGSCNRQAFDVFLDVCDDDDF from the exons ATGGCTGCGAGAGGCATTCATAACCTGAGATTCAATCAGGATCAAG GTTGTTTCACATGCTGTATGGAGTCTGGACTAAGAATCTATAATGTTGATCCGTTGGTCGAGAAGGCACATTTCGATAACGATTTAATGGGAAGTATTTCCATAGCTGAAATGCTCTGGAGAACGAATGTGATTGCCGTAGTGGGCGGCGGTAACCGTGCTAAATTTGCCGATAATACTGTTCTAATTTATGACGATCTGTCAAAAAAGTTTGTCATGGAAGTAACCTTTACCAGTCCTATTAAAGCAGTCAGATTGCGAAGGGACAA AATGATAGTGGCGCTACAGCGAGAGATTCACGTCTTTTCATTTCCCACACCCGTTCGAAGGTTGCTGACGCTCGAAACTAGAGACAATCCAACAGGTTTGGTAGAAATAGCAACGTTCGCGACAGCACAGAGGCAATTGCTCGCCTTTCCTGGCCATAAACTCGGTAGTGTACAATTGGTAGATCTTGGAGCTACTGAGGCTGGTAGTTCCAGTGCACCTGTTACTCTTTCAGCACATCAG GGTGCACTAGCGTGTCTGGCAGTTAATGGAAATGGAACCATGATCGCGACTGCGTCTGTTCAGGGAACTTTAATCAGAGTGTGGGACTCTGTGCGCAGAAATTTATTAGTTGAATTGAGACGCGGTGCCGATCCTGCTACACTCTACTG cataacGTTTAGCAGAGACTCAGAATTCTTGTGCGTCTCAAGCGATAAAGGGACAGTGCATATATTTGCTTTGAAAAATACCAGCTTGAATCGACGATCCAC CTTTTCAAACATGGGTTTCCTGGGCAATTACGTCGACAGCCAATGGGCACTGGCTACCTTTACAGTACCTCCCGAATGTGCCTGTGTATGCGCGTTTGGTACACACAATTCTGTGATAG CTGTGTGTATGGATGGCACGTATCACAAGTATGTCTTCACTGCGGAGGGCAGTTGTAATCGACAAGCATTCGATGTCTTCCTTGACGTGTGCGACGACGATGATTTTTAA
- the LOC105198694 gene encoding splicing factor 3A subunit 2, giving the protein MDFQNRPGGKTGGGGVASWSESNRDRRERLRQLALETIDLNKDPYFMKNHLGSYECKLCLTLHNNEGSYLAHTQGKKHQANLARRAAKEAKEAPQTLAPEKPRVEPKKFVKIGRPGYRVTKQRDPESGQQSLLFQVDYPEVADNVIPRHRFMSAYEQRVEPPDRKWQYLLFAAEPYETIAFKVPSREVEKAEGKFWTHWNKDTKQFFLQFAFKNEKPSVGKVPPPPVPLIRPGLGPMVPVPPPPPRPPMFNPVPPPPALLATGMQIPPPPPHIA; this is encoded by the exons ATGGATTTTCAGAATCGTCCTGGTGGTAaaaccggcggcggcggcgttgcCTCCTGGTCGGAGAGCAATCGCGATCGCCGGGAGCGGCTTCGTCAGCTCGCCCTCGAGACTATCGATCTAAACAAGGATCCGTATTTCATGAAAAATCATCTGGGCTCGTACGAGTGCAAACTGTGTCTCACTTTACATAACAACGAGGGCAGTTATCTAGCGCATACGCAGGGCAAGAAACACCAGGCTAATCTGGCTAGGAGGGCCGCGAAGGAAGCCAAGGAAGCGCCACAGACTCTCGCGCCGGAAAAGCCCCGGGTTGAGCCGAAGAAGTTTGTCAAGATCGGTCGACCGGGTTACCGTGTCACCAAACAACGCGATCCAGAGTCCGGTCAGCAGAGTCTGCTGTTTCAAGTGGATTATCCGGAGGTGGCGGATAACGTGATACCCCGACACAGATTTATGTCCGCCTACGAGCAAAGGGTCGAGCCGCCGGATCGCAAGTGGCAATATCTTCTGTTCGCGGCTGAGCCATACGAGACTATCGCTTTTAAA gtACCCAGCAGGGAAGTGGAAAAGGCAGAGGGAAAATTCTGGACTCATTGGAACAAGGATACCAAACAGTTTTTCTTGCAATTTGCATTCAAGAATGAGAAGCCATCTGTGGGAAAAGTACCACCACCACCAGTTCCTTTAATAAGGCCAGGATTGGGTCCAATGGTACCTGTACCACCACCTCCACCCAGGCCACCCATGTTCAATCCAGTACCACCACCGCCAGCTCTCTTAGCAACTGGAATGCAAATACCTCCTCCACCACCTCACATAGCATAA